From a single Brassica oleracea var. oleracea cultivar TO1000 chromosome C5, BOL, whole genome shotgun sequence genomic region:
- the LOC106293491 gene encoding heat stress transcription factor A-6b-like: MDPSYRFIKEEFPTGFIVSPSPPSSSTYSYLYSTSMAPNDPTTSSSPQPIEGLHESGPPPFLTKTYDLVEDSRTNHVVSWSQAKNSFIVWDPQAFSTSLLPRFFKHNNFSSFARQLNTYGFRKVNPDRWEFANEGFLRGQKHLLKTIRRRKTSNNNQIQPPQSSSQEHSLDNCCIEVGRYDLDGEMDSLKQDKQVLVMELVKLRHQQESTKVYLKLIEEKLKKTESKQQQMMSFLARAMQNPDFLQQLMEQKEKRKEMEEAISKKRQRPIDQGTRNVVTVEDYDDDDSGARGGYGRYGNDAGSTSAYMKQEMYGDLSGFEMPELDSLAMHIQGLGDQFTRKEVLDVEKRDEEGEQEGYQKVNNEIYGEGFWEDMLNEGQNFDFEGDEENVDVLIEQLGYLGSSSN; this comes from the exons ATGGATCCTTCATATAGATTCATAAAAGAGGAGTTTCCTACTGGATTCATTGTTTCTCCATCACCACCATCTTCTTCAACTTATTCTTACCTCTATTCAACCTCCATGGCCCCAAATGATCCAACAACATCAAGCTCTCCACAGCCAATAGAAGGTCTCCACGAATCAGGCCCACCTCCATTTCTGACAAAGACATATGACTTGGTCGAAGATTCAAGAACCAATCATGTTGTGTCTTGGAGCCAAGCCAAAAACAGCTTCATTGTCTGGGATCCACAAGCTTTTTCCACCAGTCTCCTCCCCAGATTCTTCAAGCACAATAACTTCTCTAGCTTTGCTCGCCAGCTCAACACATAT GGTTTCAGAAAAGTGAATCCGGATCGGTGGGAGTTTGCAAATGAAGGGTTTCTTAGAGGGCAAAAGCATCTCCTCAAGACAATAAGGAGAAGAAAGACAAGTAACAATAATCAAATACAACCACCTCAATCATCCTCACAAGAACATTCTCTAGACAACTGTTGCATAGAAGTTGGTAGGTATGATCTAGATGGAGAGATGGACAGCCTAAAACAAGACAAACAAGTGCTGGTGATGGAGCTAGTGAAACTGAGACATCAACAAGAAAGCACCAAAGTGTATCTCAAATTGATTGAAGAGAAACTCAAGAAAACTGAATCAAAACAACAGCAAATGATGAGCTTCCTCGCCCGCGCAATGCAGAATCCTGATTTCCTTCAACAACTCATGGAGCAGAAAGAGAAAAGAAAGGAGATGGAAGAAGCAATCAGCAAGAAGAGACAAAGACCGATCGATCAAGGGACAAGAAATGTGGTTACTGTGGAAGATTATGATGATGATGATAGTGGTGCTAGAGGTGGTTATGGAAGGTATGGAAATGATGCTGGATCCACCTCAGCGTACATGAAACAAGAAATGTATGGAGACTTGTCTGGATTCGAGATGCCCGAGTTGGACAGTCTTGCTATGCATATTCAAGGACTTGGCGATCAGTTCACTAGAAAAGAAGTCTTGGATGTTGAGAAAAGAGATGAAGAAGGAGAACAAGAAGGGTACCAAAAGGTGAACAATGAGATTTATGGTGAGGGTTTTTGGGAAGATATGTTAAATGAAGGTCAAAATTTTGATTTTGAAGGAGATGAAGAAAATGTTGATGTGCTCATTGAACAACTTGGTTATTTGGGTTCTAGTTCAAACTAA